The following proteins come from a genomic window of Candidatus Dependentiae bacterium:
- a CDS encoding co-chaperone GroES gives MAKKISPLYDRVLVQRIEDEETTSSGIIIPDTAKEKTQIAEVKAIGNGKITNDGSIKALTVKVGDKIIFGKYSGTEIKLEGQEYLILKEEEILGIVS, from the coding sequence ATGGCAAAAAAAATAAGTCCTTTATACGACAGAGTTTTGGTTCAAAGAATCGAAGATGAAGAAACAACTTCAAGTGGCATCATAATCCCAGATACAGCAAAAGAAAAAACACAAATCGCAGAAGTAAAAGCAATCGGAAATGGCAAAATAACAAACGACGGTTCAATTAAGGCTCTGACAGTCAAAGTTGGCGATAAAATCATTTTTGGAAAATATTCTGGCACAGAAATCAAATTAGAAGGTCAAGAATATCTAATACTTAAAGAAGAAGAAATTTTAGGTATTGTAAGTTAA
- the mnmA gene encoding tRNA 2-thiouridine(34) synthase MnmA, which translates to MKIAVLVSGGVDSSVVLKLLKDQGHDLTAFYLKIWLEDELSYLGSCPWEEDLQYVTDLCQMLNVPLQVVSMQKEYHEKVVAYTIAEVAAGRTPNPDVLCNQHIKFGIFYDKIGKDFDKVATGHYAQIEEIDGKYFLKRSPDQIKDQTYFLCNLSQTQLSKAIFPIGHLEKSEVRSLAERFNLPTKARKDSQGICFLGKFDFRDFLAHHLGEKEGNILEFGTNKLLGHHKGHWFYTIGQRQGICLSAGPWYVVAKEPAQNIIYVSNHYEQIDDLRLSFEVEKFNWFEGKNPSKKDLLVKVRHRSIPKQCSLNFINANLAEVILSQKDQGIASGQFATFYDGEICLGGGVIK; encoded by the coding sequence ATGAAAATTGCAGTTCTTGTTTCCGGTGGGGTCGATAGTTCCGTTGTCTTAAAGCTTTTAAAAGATCAAGGACATGACTTAACCGCATTTTATTTAAAGATTTGGCTTGAGGATGAGCTTTCATATCTTGGAAGTTGTCCTTGGGAAGAAGATTTACAGTATGTTACTGATCTTTGCCAAATGTTAAACGTTCCATTGCAAGTTGTTTCTATGCAAAAAGAATACCATGAAAAAGTCGTTGCTTATACTATAGCAGAAGTTGCTGCTGGTAGAACTCCAAATCCTGATGTTTTGTGTAATCAGCATATTAAGTTTGGTATTTTCTACGACAAAATCGGTAAAGATTTTGACAAAGTCGCAACTGGGCATTACGCACAAATCGAAGAAATTGATGGAAAATATTTTCTAAAGCGATCGCCTGATCAAATTAAAGATCAAACATATTTTTTATGTAATTTATCTCAAACTCAACTATCCAAAGCGATTTTTCCCATAGGTCATCTTGAAAAAAGTGAAGTTCGTTCTCTTGCAGAGCGATTTAACTTGCCAACCAAAGCAAGGAAGGATAGCCAAGGAATATGTTTTTTGGGCAAATTCGATTTTCGCGATTTCCTAGCGCATCACCTTGGTGAAAAAGAGGGTAATATTTTAGAATTTGGTACAAATAAACTGCTGGGTCATCATAAAGGCCATTGGTTCTACACAATTGGGCAGAGACAAGGTATTTGTCTTTCTGCGGGACCATGGTATGTGGTTGCAAAAGAGCCTGCTCAAAATATTATTTATGTTTCAAACCATTATGAACAAATTGATGATTTGCGACTTTCTTTCGAAGTTGAAAAATTTAATTGGTTTGAAGGAAAAAATCCAAGCAAAAAAGATTTGCTTGTAAAAGTGCGTCACCGCTCGATTCCAAAGCAGTGTTCTTTAAATTTCATTAATGCAAATTTGGCAGAAGTTATTTTATCACAAAAAGATCAAGGAATTGCATCAGGTCAGTTTGCAACATTTTATGATGGTGAAATTTGTTTGGGTGGTGGAGTAATAAAATAG
- the groL gene encoding chaperonin GroEL: MAKQILFGDEARSKILIGVNTLGDAVKVTLGPKGRNVAIEKSFGSPIITKDGVTVAKEIELKDKFENIGAQAVREVASKTADIAGDGTTTATVLTQAIYREGLKSVVTGASAIEIKRGIDKAVEIVIEEIKRIAKPIKSKTEIAQVATISANSDTSIGNLIADAMEKVGRDGVITVEEAKGMESELETVEGMQFDRGYLSPYFVTDAEKMESVLDNPAILICDKKVTSMKDLLPILEQIAKQGASLFIIAEDIEGEALATLVVNKMRGTIKVSAIKAPEFGDRRKAMLQDISILTGGKVVSEELGVKLENVTFSDLGSAKKVIITKDNCTIVDGKGAQKEIAARVAQIKAEIEKSTSDYDKEKLQTRLAKISGGVAIIKVGAATETEMKEKKDRVEDALHATRAAVEEGIVPGGGVALLRAQKSLENLKNLSDEQKAGIRIVTRALEEPLRIIVSNAGAEPSVIVDKIKNNPDMNFGFDARTEQFVDMIKNGIVDPAKVSRSALQHAASIAGLLLTTETIICDIPEDKPAMNPGAMGGMPGGMY, from the coding sequence ATGGCAAAACAAATTTTATTCGGTGACGAAGCAAGATCCAAAATTTTAATCGGCGTAAATACTCTCGGAGACGCTGTAAAAGTCACGCTCGGACCCAAGGGTCGTAACGTTGCTATCGAAAAATCATTCGGCTCTCCAATAATCACCAAAGACGGTGTAACAGTTGCAAAAGAGATCGAACTAAAAGATAAATTTGAAAATATCGGCGCACAAGCAGTAAGAGAAGTTGCTTCAAAAACAGCTGATATCGCAGGAGACGGAACAACAACAGCAACCGTACTCACACAAGCAATTTATCGAGAAGGTCTAAAAAGCGTTGTAACAGGCGCAAGCGCAATCGAAATCAAAAGAGGAATCGATAAAGCTGTTGAAATTGTTATCGAAGAAATCAAAAGAATTGCAAAACCTATCAAAAGCAAAACTGAAATCGCGCAAGTTGCAACCATTTCAGCAAATTCTGATACATCTATTGGTAACCTAATCGCAGACGCTATGGAAAAAGTAGGTCGCGATGGAGTTATAACGGTTGAAGAAGCTAAAGGAATGGAAAGCGAACTTGAAACTGTAGAAGGTATGCAATTTGATAGAGGTTACTTATCTCCATATTTTGTAACTGATGCAGAAAAAATGGAATCTGTTCTTGATAATCCTGCTATTTTAATTTGCGATAAAAAAGTAACAAGCATGAAAGATTTGCTTCCGATACTTGAACAAATCGCAAAGCAGGGTGCATCACTATTTATCATAGCAGAAGACATTGAAGGCGAAGCACTTGCAACATTAGTTGTAAACAAAATGCGCGGCACCATCAAAGTCTCAGCAATCAAAGCTCCAGAATTTGGTGATAGACGAAAAGCTATGCTTCAAGATATTTCTATCCTAACAGGTGGAAAAGTTGTATCAGAAGAGCTTGGCGTAAAACTTGAAAATGTTACATTCAGCGATCTTGGTTCCGCTAAAAAAGTAATCATTACAAAAGACAACTGCACAATCGTTGATGGAAAAGGCGCTCAAAAAGAAATCGCCGCACGAGTTGCACAAATCAAAGCAGAAATTGAAAAATCTACATCTGATTATGACAAAGAAAAATTACAAACAAGACTTGCAAAAATTTCTGGCGGAGTTGCTATCATCAAAGTTGGCGCAGCAACAGAAACAGAAATGAAAGAAAAAAAAGATAGAGTCGAAGATGCATTGCACGCAACTCGAGCAGCTGTCGAAGAAGGAATAGTACCTGGTGGCGGAGTTGCTCTCCTTCGTGCGCAAAAATCTCTCGAAAATCTCAAAAACTTAAGCGATGAACAAAAAGCAGGTATCAGAATTGTTACAAGAGCTCTTGAAGAACCGCTTAGAATAATTGTATCCAACGCAGGTGCAGAACCATCTGTCATCGTGGACAAAATAAAAAACAATCCTGATATGAATTTTGGATTTGATGCTAGGACAGAACAGTTCGTAGATATGATCAAAAACGGAATTGTAGATCCTGCAAAAGTTTCAAGATCTGCTCTACAACACGCAGCATCAATTGCTGGATTGTTATTAACAACAGAAACAATCATCTGTGACATTCCCGAAGATAAACCAGCTATGAATCCAGGTGCAATGGGTGGAATGCCTGGTGGAATGTATTAA
- a CDS encoding 50S ribosomal protein L31, producing MKKDIHPTTHKVLAQCVCGNAFETYSTKESIRVDICSSCHPFCTGTQKFIDEAGRIEKFQNRYNKKTKK from the coding sequence ATGAAAAAAGATATTCACCCAACAACTCATAAAGTTTTAGCACAATGTGTTTGTGGCAACGCTTTTGAAACATATTCTACAAAAGAATCTATCAGAGTTGATATTTGCTCAAGCTGCCACCCATTCTGCACAGGAACTCAAAAGTTTATCGACGAAGCTGGAAGAATTGAAAAATTCCAAAATCGTTATAACAAAAAAACTAAAAAATAA
- a CDS encoding peptide chain release factor 1, producing the protein MNWEQIKKEYEEILQKLSSSSLDNKERGRLQKLSSLFSTAIEKHGQLVHIEQSLNDLKKDLDTISSDVDLLTMYKEEIIQKEKTISLLQSELEDLLYPADEKDSASVFIEIRAGAGGQEAALFASDLFKMYSNYALTKRWDVSIADSSTTDLGGFKEIIIYIKGKNVYKYLKFEAGVHRVQRVPRTETAGRIHTSTVTVAVLPEVEEVDVSIDPKDLRIDVFRSSGAGGQHVNTTDSAVRITHIPSGVVVSCQDERSQIKNRAKGMKILQARLYDFEKQKKQSELSVQRKTMIGTGERSEKIRTYNFPQNRITDHRIDLTLKKLDVVIEGDLDDLINPLVAWEFEERKKQGSLIKLV; encoded by the coding sequence ATGAATTGGGAACAGATCAAAAAAGAATATGAAGAAATTCTCCAAAAACTGTCTTCTTCAAGTTTAGATAATAAAGAGAGAGGTAGACTTCAAAAGTTATCCAGTTTATTTTCTACAGCCATTGAAAAACACGGTCAATTAGTTCATATCGAACAATCTCTAAATGATCTCAAAAAAGATTTAGACACTATCTCCTCAGATGTAGACCTTCTAACTATGTATAAAGAAGAGATAATTCAAAAAGAAAAAACTATTTCATTGTTACAGTCAGAGCTTGAAGATTTACTTTATCCAGCAGATGAAAAAGATTCTGCATCAGTATTTATCGAAATTCGCGCGGGTGCTGGTGGTCAAGAAGCTGCATTGTTCGCATCAGATCTTTTTAAAATGTACTCCAATTATGCATTAACCAAAAGATGGGACGTTTCTATCGCTGATAGCAGTACTACCGATCTTGGTGGTTTCAAAGAAATAATTATTTATATCAAGGGCAAAAATGTTTATAAATATTTGAAATTTGAAGCCGGTGTCCATCGTGTTCAGCGCGTTCCTCGGACTGAAACTGCAGGAAGAATCCATACGTCGACAGTTACTGTTGCAGTTTTACCTGAAGTTGAGGAAGTTGATGTTAGCATCGATCCAAAAGATTTAAGAATAGATGTTTTTAGATCCAGCGGTGCTGGAGGTCAGCATGTTAATACCACAGATTCAGCTGTTCGTATTACTCATATTCCATCTGGTGTTGTTGTAAGTTGTCAGGATGAGCGTTCACAAATCAAAAATCGTGCTAAGGGAATGAAAATTTTACAAGCGCGACTTTATGATTTTGAAAAACAAAAAAAACAATCAGAACTTAGTGTGCAACGTAAAACTATGATAGGAACAGGTGAGCGAAGCGAAAAAATTCGTACTTACAATTTTCCTCAAAATAGAATCACCGATCATCGAATCGATTTAACTTTGAAAAAATTAGATGTTGTAATTGAGGGTGATCTTGACGATTTGATAAATCCATTAGTTGCTTGGGAATTTGAAGAACGCAAAAAGCAAGGATCACTAATTAAACTCGTTTAG
- the trmE gene encoding tRNA uridine-5-carboxymethylaminomethyl(34) synthesis GTPase MnmE, with product MSFLTKDEEPIVALCSPVGAGALAIIRLSGNGVVEIVDKISKLQNNKLLSNQKTHTIHFGKIFDHTSNSIIDDVLFFLMKAPKTFTGQDCIEISCHNNPFIIKKIIELCISNGARAAENGEFSKRAFLNGKIDLIQAESINELIAAQNEVVLKKSLEQLKGSLSSFIKEIEEEITKLLALVEASFEFLDEEQRDVQFDQIIKNQFDLIFKKLEKIKENYSHSLQIKEGLRISLLGSVNVGKSTLFNALIKKERSIVTDVAGTTRDSVEAGVCKDGNFWTFIDTAGLRKTENLIEQQGIERSLQEACSADILLLIISAVDKLSQEQIESYKEALEKYREKIILVLNKIDLQQNSAKQIISILNVNIDPIKVSAITNAGIKELENKIQEKINIIFKQFNSPYLLNKRHFETLTNIENKLKETFVNIFEKYEGYEIAAMNLKDILETLSQLTGKNINEQTLDSVFKNFCIGK from the coding sequence ATGAGTTTTTTGACAAAAGATGAAGAACCAATAGTTGCACTTTGCTCCCCAGTCGGAGCAGGCGCATTAGCTATTATCCGTTTAAGCGGAAATGGTGTGGTTGAAATCGTAGATAAAATTTCAAAATTGCAAAACAATAAACTTTTATCTAATCAAAAAACTCATACAATCCATTTCGGCAAAATATTCGATCACACATCAAACAGTATCATCGATGATGTTCTATTCTTTTTGATGAAAGCCCCAAAAACATTTACTGGACAAGATTGTATAGAAATAAGCTGTCATAACAATCCTTTCATCATTAAAAAAATAATTGAACTATGCATTTCAAATGGTGCACGCGCAGCAGAAAATGGCGAATTTTCCAAAAGAGCATTTTTAAATGGTAAAATAGATTTGATCCAAGCTGAATCTATAAACGAACTTATAGCTGCACAAAATGAAGTCGTTTTAAAAAAATCGCTTGAACAATTAAAAGGCTCCCTTTCATCTTTTATCAAAGAAATTGAAGAAGAAATAACAAAATTACTTGCACTTGTAGAAGCTAGTTTTGAATTTCTGGATGAAGAACAACGTGATGTCCAATTTGATCAAATAATAAAAAATCAATTTGATTTAATTTTTAAAAAATTAGAAAAAATAAAAGAAAATTATTCTCATTCATTGCAAATAAAAGAAGGCTTGCGCATATCACTTCTCGGAAGCGTGAATGTAGGTAAGTCTACTTTGTTCAATGCATTGATCAAAAAAGAAAGATCAATCGTTACTGATGTTGCAGGAACAACTCGTGACAGCGTCGAAGCGGGAGTATGCAAAGATGGAAATTTTTGGACATTTATAGATACAGCGGGTTTGCGCAAAACGGAAAACTTGATTGAGCAACAAGGAATAGAACGATCTTTGCAAGAAGCATGCAGTGCAGATATTTTGCTTTTGATTATTTCTGCTGTAGATAAACTTTCGCAAGAGCAGATAGAATCATACAAAGAAGCTTTAGAAAAATATCGCGAAAAAATAATTTTGGTATTAAATAAAATCGATTTACAACAAAATTCTGCAAAACAAATTATTTCCATACTTAATGTTAATATCGACCCTATCAAAGTATCCGCAATCACAAACGCAGGCATAAAAGAACTTGAAAATAAAATACAAGAAAAAATTAACATCATATTTAAACAATTCAATTCACCATATCTCCTTAACAAGCGTCATTTTGAAACATTAACAAATATCGAAAACAAACTAAAAGAAACTTTCGTTAATATCTTTGAAAAATACGAAGGATACGAAATAGCAGCCATGAATTTAAAAGATATTTTGGAAACATTATCACAACTAACAGGCAAAAATATAAACGAACAAACATTAGATTCTGTATTCAAAAATTTCTGCATCGGTAAATGA
- the rpsU gene encoding 30S ribosomal protein S21, whose translation MSKSFNIAIKVDGNIERALKQLKKRIEREGVVRDMKRQVYFEPQTQKRRKRLMRAIKNNLIKAALND comes from the coding sequence ATGTCAAAATCTTTTAACATCGCAATAAAAGTAGACGGAAACATCGAAAGAGCTCTCAAACAATTAAAGAAAAGAATTGAACGAGAAGGTGTAGTTCGAGATATGAAACGACAAGTTTATTTTGAACCACAAACACAAAAAAGAAGAAAACGTCTCATGAGAGCTATCAAAAATAATCTCATTAAGGCTGCGTTAAACGATTAA
- a CDS encoding D-arabinose 5-phosphate isomerase gives MQNISLSKKNSKKNALISPLILEEIKNDIIFVLKEESLAIANVANNFPQEAVNLTEKILCCNGRVVFSGMGKSGLIGRKIVATFASLGIPSTFIHPADALHGDLGMLQSSDLFIALSKSGSGVELEQVLQVLSSQGNDTALICCSSGSLSNHSGLVVQLPFAREACEMNLAPTSSSTIMLAFGDALAVATSKIKGFTKNDFAKFHPGGSLGKNLLLKVKSLMHPDSNLPFIAKDAPFQNFILTITKKKLGVGIVVDDHKNLLGIITDGDLRRACELGNLVFEKKAFEIMTPFPKTISPDELAYDALIKMENINITSLVVVENQKKVIGLIHIHDLLKAGIKK, from the coding sequence GTGCAAAACATCTCTTTATCCAAAAAAAATTCTAAAAAAAACGCTTTAATTTCTCCACTAATACTTGAAGAAATCAAAAACGATATTATTTTCGTACTAAAAGAAGAATCGCTTGCCATCGCAAATGTTGCAAACAATTTTCCACAAGAAGCGGTAAATTTAACAGAAAAAATATTGTGCTGCAATGGACGAGTAGTTTTCAGCGGAATGGGAAAATCGGGATTGATAGGACGAAAAATAGTCGCTACATTTGCAAGTCTTGGCATTCCTTCCACTTTTATTCATCCCGCAGACGCACTGCATGGCGATCTTGGAATGTTACAATCTTCCGACCTTTTCATAGCTTTATCCAAAAGCGGTAGCGGTGTCGAACTCGAACAAGTTTTACAAGTGTTATCATCACAAGGAAATGATACAGCCCTAATCTGCTGTTCTAGCGGCTCACTTTCAAATCATTCCGGTTTAGTTGTTCAACTTCCATTTGCACGAGAAGCTTGTGAGATGAATTTAGCACCTACAAGCAGTTCTACAATTATGCTTGCATTTGGTGATGCACTTGCAGTGGCAACAAGTAAAATAAAAGGTTTTACAAAAAATGATTTCGCAAAGTTTCATCCTGGCGGATCGCTTGGCAAAAATCTTCTTCTTAAAGTTAAATCGCTCATGCATCCCGATTCAAATTTACCATTCATCGCAAAAGATGCGCCTTTTCAAAATTTTATTTTAACAATCACCAAAAAAAAGCTTGGAGTTGGGATCGTCGTTGATGATCACAAAAATCTACTTGGGATAATAACTGATGGAGATTTACGACGCGCATGCGAACTTGGAAATTTAGTTTTTGAAAAAAAAGCATTTGAAATTATGACGCCATTCCCCAAAACTATTTCTCCGGATGAGCTTGCATACGACGCTTTGATCAAAATGGAAAATATTAATATCACAAGCTTAGTTGTTGTCGAAAATCAAAAAAAAGTAATCGGATTGATTCATATTCACGATCTTCTAAAAGCTGGAATTAAAAAATAA